The Anas acuta chromosome 2, bAnaAcu1.1, whole genome shotgun sequence genomic interval TCCAACAGCCAACATGTCTAGCAAAAAAGCAAAGACGAAGACCACCAAGAAGCGCCCTCAGCGCGCCACTTCCAATGTATTTGCCATGTTTGATCAGTCGCAGATACAGGAATTCAAGGAGGCCTTCAACATGATCGATCAGAACAGGGATGGCTTCATTGACAAGGAGGACCTGCACGACATGCTTGCCTCCCTTGGTAATGTGCCTTTACTCTTTGCAGTTGCCAAGCAAATTTATTATAGTTAAAACAGTACATTTGGGATAGCTTGTAAGTGTCTCACTTTATATTGCACTATTCAGGTGACTTTTGTTGGGTTTAGTTTGAAAGCTCAAACAaagctgaatgtttttctttgtaggaAAGAATCCGACGGACGAATACCTAGATGCTATGATGAACGAGGCCCCAGGACCCATAAACTTCACGATGTTCCTCACAATGTTTGGTGAGAAGTTAAACGGCACCGATCCGGAAGATGTAATCAGGAATGCTTTTGCTTGCTTTGACGAAGAAGCAACAGGTATGTGGGTGATAGTCAGCTCCTTTGGGGTGTCGTATTTACATGTTGTTTATTTGGATTTCTAATTAGTAGGCTGACTTTTGCACCTTTGTCAATGAAGTATTCCACAGTAATGCTAGATGGCATCATCTGCCACGTTTGAGAACTTGACTTAGTAATAAGTGAGAGTGAAAACTGTCAGGCTGCTCTGGCTGCACGCTGAGGACTAGTAGTAACATTCTTCTGTGGGGCTTTGAAGAAGAGTGCTTTAATTAGGCAGCGTGCATGTTCCTCAAAGTACAAAATATGATGTATGTGCTCAAAGAAGATAAGAAATTCAAATCAgtaagctgtgtttttttctatgGTACTTAAAAGGGAGTAGATGTGAAATCTGTATGACAAGAGTTTGTCCTCCCCCTGCAGTTGATACATCTGAATGTTTGATGTATTTAATACTTGAAGACAGACCATCCAGAGTACATAAACTCTTTCTTCTTACCCCTCCTCTTGCCTAGTGTGTGTTAGGCTTTGATGACAAATACTCTGTGTCATGCCATCACGCCCGGCTCAGTCCTTTTAAAGGCATAGCAAGGGCTGTAGCCGTGGTGATCTGCTGAGATAAACAGGGTGGGGCCAGAAGGCAGAAATGACATTGAATTGACTTGCGTAGCaaggaagggggagggaaagaaTGCAGAGCTCAGTTTTGCTTTATCAGACTTTCAAGGCTGTGTCTGCAATCATGAAGCTAGAGTTTGggcttttatttacttactcATGTAGGCTGAGGTTCTGCAGAACTGGGTAGCGACCAGGGATGGATCCTGAGGGCATTCTGTGCAGTCACAGAGTGTCAGGGCTGCCCTGCTAGTGCGTGCAGAAATCATGCAGTCACATCGAGAGTGCAGGCTACACCTGTAACTCTTCTCACAGCTGCCTACCGAAATATTTCAATCTAATCTGTGGATGTGTGCTCTAGATTCTTTCAAAGGGTATTATTCCGTTTCAAACAGctattttctgtctgtgtatTTTTAGCACCTTTTGCCTTTTCAAAGTGCATCCCCTTCCTGCTGGGATGTAGGTAAACAGGCTTTCTGGTGGTAAGGCCTTTTCAAATGTTAATTGACTTCCTCCCTCTCAAGGGAAATCTCTTTACCATCTCCTAGAGAAGGAAGTTTTGTTAGTAGgttaattattttctctccacAGGTAGTCTGACTCAATGTGCTACAGGGTTTTTTTGTGTGCACGAAAACAAGAGCCTGTGAATTAGGATATAAAGAAAATGATTGTGCTACCCGTTCTTTTAAACAGTGACCTTCTGTGTCTCTGTAAATAATAAGTTACTAGTTCAGGCCCCCATGTACTGATAAGATTGATTTTTATCATCTTTAAACTCTCCGTGATAAATGTTTTAGTTTAGTCCCAGGATAACTTGAAGGTAGCGATTTCACAGTCCGTTTTATGTCTTGTGCCATCCTCAAGTTTTAACCAGGAAACATGTTAAGATATTTATGctgttttattgatttttgaATGATGATCATCaaaacacactttaaaaaatgaagcataAGGTAGAACCCATGTTGTCTTTGCCTGTTATTCATCTTATGCTCAGATTtgaactttcttttcctttttccttcttttcactTAATAATCTCCATGTGTCTGTGTTACGGACCTGATTCTCTACTCGACATTAATGTAgttcttttgaaggaaaataatccAAATCAGATCCTCTTGATCAGGATAAAGCAGTTGTACTTGTTTTTACTTACTTTTCCTATATGGTCCATCTAGTTGGGTATATTACTTCAGCATTACTGTCACATAAACCAGTAGTACTATGAAATTAGTATAAAAGCTTATATCTGTCTTCTAAATCGGTGTAACTTTTGTCTGCTGTTTGATTCTGCGCTGTCATCTGTTTTGTGCTGCCTGCCAAAGGCTGATTCTTAAATTTTGCTTCATTAATTTATTACTCCCTGTCTACGTTGAAATTGTGTGTGAGATTGGTTATGGGATAGTGGGTAGACTTTATGCTTTATAATCTGTGCTGCTAAAACTTTTAGCGTATGCCTTGTCTGGCAACCCAGTTCGGTGCTTAAACACCTACCCACCTACCGACTCAGACAAAAGCGATTAAGTCCTCGAGGCTAAACTTGTACCACGAAAGGCCTTGCATTCTTTGAATACTAATCCTTATGTCATCTCTCATCACTATTTGGTCTCTGTAGcactacagaaggaaaaagccttctgtatttagtttgttttgtctgtgtcATGTCCTGTCGTGtcaccccctcccccctttgCTCACACCTGCAAAGAGACAACTGCAAAATTTGACCCAATTAAGTAGGGCCTGGCTAATTGAACATTCCCCTCCTGATTTTAAATGATAACATTGCTGTTAGCCTTCTTCATTTGGGGTCATTAATCATGGACTTGTCTGCACTAGGATATGATGCTGTTTCAATTAGCATATGTTGTAACatgtgtttgttgtgttttttggtgttttttggtgtttttttttttttttttccccttccctgcagcataGACCAACCCCAGGGTAATTTGTCATGCTC includes:
- the LOC137850950 gene encoding myosin regulatory light polypeptide 9; amino-acid sequence: MSSKKAKTKTTKKRPQRATSNVFAMFDQSQIQEFKEAFNMIDQNRDGFIDKEDLHDMLASLGKNPTDEYLDAMMNEAPGPINFTMFLTMFGEKLNGTDPEDVIRNAFACFDEEATGVIQEDYLRELLTTMGDRFTDEEVDELYREAPIDKKGNFNYIEFTRILKHGAKDKDD